The Cloeon dipterum chromosome 3, ieCloDipt1.1, whole genome shotgun sequence genome includes a region encoding these proteins:
- the LOC135940283 gene encoding glutamine synthetase-like isoform X2: MAAPLQNAYTNKRVLDRYLSLEQPKNVILATYIWIDGSGENVRGKTRTLDNTFKDVSELPIWNFDGSSTDQAIGKNSDVYLYPCAIYKDPFLRGDNILVLCDTYKYNEKPTETNHRKSCLEVMKRAEKHVPWFGLEQEYTLLDQDRHPFGWPKMGFPGPQGPYYCGVGTNKVFGRDIVEAHYKACLYAGVKICGTNAEVMPSQWEFQVGPCVGITMGDDLWIARYILHRVAEDFGVVVTLDPKPMPGNWNGTGAHTNFSTEATRAENGIIEIEKAIDKLSKQHLRHIKAYDPKEGKDNERRLTGLHETSSIHDFSAGVANRGCSIRIPRQVAADKKGYLEDRRPSSNCDPYSVSEVLVRTICLDE, from the exons ATGGCGGCTCCGCTCCAAAACGCCTACACCAACAAGAGAGTGCTGGACAGGTACCTGAGCCTTGAGCAACCCAAAAACGTGATTTTGGCCACCTACATCTGGATCGACGGCTCTGGGGAAAACGTCCGTGGCAAGACCAGGACCCTTGATAACACTTTTAAGGACGTGTCGG AACTGCCCATATGGAACTTCGATGGCAGCTCAACGGACCAAGCCATAGGCAAAAACTCCGACGTCTACCTTTATCCCTGCGCCATTTACAAAGACCCCTTCCTGAGAGGAGACAACATCCTCGTCCTGTGCGACACATACAAATACAATGAAAAGCCCACTG AAACCAACCACCGCAAATCCTGCCTTGAGGTCATGAAACGCGCAGAGAAACATGTACCCTGGTTCGGCCTTGAGCAGGAGTACACCCTGCTGGACCAGGACAGGCATCCCTTTGGCTGGCCAAAGATGGGATTCCCCGGACCCCAAGGCCCCTACTACTGCGGCGTCGGTACAAACAAGGTGTTTGGCCGAGACATTGTCGAAGCTCACTACAAGGCTTGCCTCTACGCTGGTGTCAAGATCTGCGGCACTAACGCCGAG GTCATGCCATCCCAGTGGGAGTTCCAGGTTGGTCCCTGTGTTGGAATAACGATGGGTGATGACCTCTGGATCGCCAGGTACATTTTGCATCGCGTTGCTGAAGATTTTGGTGTTGTCGTCACCCTGGACCCCAAGCCGATGCCAGGAAACTGGAACGGCACTGGAGCCCACACCAACTTCTCCACCGAAGCTACAAGAGCGGAGAATGGCATCAT TGAGATTGAGAAGGCGATCGACAAGCTGTCAAAGCAGCACCTGCGCCACATCAAAGCTTACGACCCCAAAGAGGGCAAGGACAATGAGAGACGACTCACTGGACTCCATGAGACATCCTCCATCCACGATTTCTCTGCTG GAGTGGCAAACCGAGGCTGCAGTATTCGCATTCCTCGCCAGGTTGCAGCGGACAAGAAAGGATACTTGGAGGACAGGCGCCCCTCATCCAACTGCGACCCATACAGTGTGTCCGAAGTTCTGGTGCGCACAATCTGCCTTGACGAATAA
- the Dhps gene encoding probable deoxyhypusine synthase → MEQGPTISGAEEAVFVKSEQLPENTPRVKGYDWNKGIDYHELLNAYKYSGFQATNFGLAVEEINKMIASRKVPLNDEQIDELEDDEFIKRKSSCTVFLGYTSNMSSCGIRDTIRFLVQHKMVDCIVTSAGGVEEDIIKCLAPTYVGSFRLDGRTLRDKGINRIGNLLVPNNNYCLFEDWLMPKLDEMLQIQKDTGMVWTPSKAISYLGEAINDPSSICYWAAKNKIPIFSPALTDGSLGDMMYFHSVRNPGLVLDIIQDLRRINTMAVKAVNTGMIILGGGLIKHHICNANLMRNGADYSVYVNTASEFDGSDSGAQPDEAISWGKIKKEAHPVKIYADASLVFPLLVGETFARDYHSNVPEAKAD, encoded by the exons atggaaCAGGGACCGACTATAAGCGGAGCTGAGGAAGCCGTTTTTGTAAAGAGTGAGCAACTCCCGGAAAATACACCTCGAGTGAAAG GCTATGACTGGAACAAAGGAATCGATTACCACGAGCTTTTGAATGCTTACAAATATTCAGGCTTTCAAGCAACGAATTTTGGTTTGGCTGTAgaagaaatcaataaaatg ATTGCCAGCCGGAAAGTTCCTTTGAATGATGAGCAAATTGATGAGCTAGAAGACGATGAATTCATCAAACGCAAATCTAGCTGCACTGTATTCCTTGGTTACACGTCAAACATGTCTTCGTGTGGAATCAGAGACACTATTCGTTTTCTCGTACAGCACAAAATG gttgACTGCATTGTGACTTCGGCTGGTGGCGTTGAAGAGGACATAATCAAGTGCTTGGCACCAACTTATGTGGGCAGCTTTCGTCTGGATGGGCGAACTCTCAGGGACAAGGGCATCAACAGGATAGGCAACCTGCTTGTCCCTAACAACAATTACTGTCTTTTTGAAGACTGGCTAATGCCCAAGCTCGACGAGATGCTGCAGATCCAGAAGGATACG GGTATGGTTTGGACGCCATCAAAAGCCATATCATATCTGGGGGAGGCGATCAATGATCCATCCTCAATCTGCTACTGGgcggcaaaaaacaaaattccaattttcagtCCTGCACTCACTGATGGGAGTCTTGGCGATATGATGTACTTTCATTCTGTTCGAAACCCTGGACTGGTGCTTGACATAATTCAAG aTCTTCGAAGGATCAACACAATGGCAGTGAAAGCCGTGAATACAGGCATGATCATTCTTGGAGGAGGGCTAATCAAACACCACATCTGCAATGCTAATTTGATG AGGAATGGTGCTGACTATTCAGTTTATGTCAACACTGCAAGTGAATTTGATGGTTCAGACAGCGGGGCTCAGCCAGATGAAGCAATTTCTTGGggtaaaattaagaaagaagCTCATCCTGTAAAG ATTTACGCTGATGCTAGTCTAGTTTTTCCTCTTCTGGTTGGAGAAACTTTTGCCCGGGACTACCACTCAAACGTTCCTGAAGCCAAAGCCGATTGA
- the LOC135940291 gene encoding peptidoglycan-recognition protein LE-like isoform X2 → MSEDDDTPSAVAPDKEDSSDESEDEDKQQVTIQMPPTNFSNVSVQNSNNVHFGNTAVYNGDVTVIMSPLELTNMDTSLQQLKLSGEKLVLLPNGQPANLTDDHKTKLVERVLGKVQQCPDQTVHTSDKNDKGSNFINGTEGSAPYYSRVDWIAQPVNYSDYLKLPVEFVIISHSATQPCYNNSQCILQVRKFQMYHIESFGWADIAYNFLVGGEGGIYEGRGWDKIGAHAKGYNTKSIGVNVIGTFVNVLPTSRQMKSVKILMEEGVRLGKLREDYKLIGHRQVSVTESPGKTFFSELQKWPHWYSTIDLPKRS, encoded by the exons ATGTCTGAAGACGATGACACGCCGTCAGCAGTGGCGCCTGACAAAGAGGACAGCAGCGACGAGTCTGAGGACGAGGACAAGCAACAGGTCACCATTCAAATGCCACCCACGAACTTCTCCAATGTCAGTGTGCAGAATTCGAACAACGTGCACTTCGGGAACACTGCTGTTTACAATGGTGACGTGACCGTGATAATGAGCCCCCTCGAATTGACCAATATGGACACAAGCCTCCAGCAGTTAAAACTATCAGGTGAAAAGTTAGTGCTCCTACCCAATGGACAACCTGCCAACCTGACCGACGACCATAAGACCAAACTTGTCGAGCGAGTACTCGGCAAGGTCCAACAGTGTCCTGACCAAACAGTTCATACTTCTGATAAAAATG ATAAAGGGAGCAATTTCATCAACGGGACAGAAGGCTCGGCGCCATACTACTCAAGGGTAGATTGGATAGCGCAGCCTGTTAACTACAGCGACTATCTCAAGCTTCCAGTTGAGTTTGTAATTATCAGCCACTCAGCAACTCAACCATGCTACAACAATTCGCAGTGCATCCTCCAG GTACGGAAATTCCAGATGTATCACATTGAAAGCTTTGGTTGGGCAGACATCGCTTATAACTTTTTGGTTGGAGGAGAAGGCGGAATTTATGAAGGGCGAGGATGGGACAAAATCGGCGCTCACGCCAAAGGCTACAATACAAAGAGCATTGGAGTCAATGTAATTGGAACGTTTGTAAACGTGCTACCAACAAGCAGACAAATGAAGagtgtcaaaattttgatggaGGAAGGAGTGAGACTAGGAAAATTGAGGGAAGACTACAAACTGATTGGACACAGACAAGTTTCTGTAACCGAGTCACCTGGTAAAACGTTTTTCagtgaattgcaaaaatggcCACATTGGTACAGTACTATTGACCTGCCGAAGAGATCTTAA
- the LOC135940291 gene encoding peptidoglycan-recognition protein LE-like isoform X1, with protein sequence MSEDDDTPSAVAPDKEDSSDESEDEDKQQVTIQMPPTNFSNVSVQNSNNVHFGNTAVYNGDVTVIMSPLELTNMDTSLQQLKLSGEKLVLLPNGQPANLTDDHKTKLVERVLGKVQQCPDQTVHTSDKNAFRPKICLKYSIKRQLAVFSVSVVVISLLVSLIVILNLQHSFQHTCEDNNDQIECPIYDKGSNFINGTEGSAPYYSRVDWIAQPVNYSDYLKLPVEFVIISHSATQPCYNNSQCILQVRKFQMYHIESFGWADIAYNFLVGGEGGIYEGRGWDKIGAHAKGYNTKSIGVNVIGTFVNVLPTSRQMKSVKILMEEGVRLGKLREDYKLIGHRQVSVTESPGKTFFSELQKWPHWYSTIDLPKRS encoded by the exons ATGTCTGAAGACGATGACACGCCGTCAGCAGTGGCGCCTGACAAAGAGGACAGCAGCGACGAGTCTGAGGACGAGGACAAGCAACAGGTCACCATTCAAATGCCACCCACGAACTTCTCCAATGTCAGTGTGCAGAATTCGAACAACGTGCACTTCGGGAACACTGCTGTTTACAATGGTGACGTGACCGTGATAATGAGCCCCCTCGAATTGACCAATATGGACACAAGCCTCCAGCAGTTAAAACTATCAGGTGAAAAGTTAGTGCTCCTACCCAATGGACAACCTGCCAACCTGACCGACGACCATAAGACCAAACTTGTCGAGCGAGTACTCGGCAAGGTCCAACAGTGTCCTGACCAAACAGTTCATACTTCTGATAAAAATG CCTTCAGACCGAAAATCTGTCTCAAGTATTCTATCAAGAGACAGTTGGCCGTTTTTTCGGTTTCAGTTGTCGTCATCAGCCTTTTGGTATCccttattgtaattttaaaccttCAACACAGTTTTCAACACACTTGCGAGGATAACAACGATCAAATTGAATGTCCCATTTATG ATAAAGGGAGCAATTTCATCAACGGGACAGAAGGCTCGGCGCCATACTACTCAAGGGTAGATTGGATAGCGCAGCCTGTTAACTACAGCGACTATCTCAAGCTTCCAGTTGAGTTTGTAATTATCAGCCACTCAGCAACTCAACCATGCTACAACAATTCGCAGTGCATCCTCCAG GTACGGAAATTCCAGATGTATCACATTGAAAGCTTTGGTTGGGCAGACATCGCTTATAACTTTTTGGTTGGAGGAGAAGGCGGAATTTATGAAGGGCGAGGATGGGACAAAATCGGCGCTCACGCCAAAGGCTACAATACAAAGAGCATTGGAGTCAATGTAATTGGAACGTTTGTAAACGTGCTACCAACAAGCAGACAAATGAAGagtgtcaaaattttgatggaGGAAGGAGTGAGACTAGGAAAATTGAGGGAAGACTACAAACTGATTGGACACAGACAAGTTTCTGTAACCGAGTCACCTGGTAAAACGTTTTTCagtgaattgcaaaaatggcCACATTGGTACAGTACTATTGACCTGCCGAAGAGATCTTAA